From the genome of Candidatus Goldiibacteriota bacterium, one region includes:
- a CDS encoding 4Fe-4S binding protein — protein MKKGKVKVSTQRCKGCNLCIAECKKGVLKPGKIINKLGYTVVEFDDCGKCTGCMLCAIVCPDAAIEVFLEDEK, from the coding sequence ATGAAAAAGGGGAAGGTAAAAGTCAGTACACAGCGGTGCAAAGGATGCAATCTTTGTATCGCGGAGTGCAAGAAAGGTGTTTTAAAACCGGGTAAAATAATTAATAAGCTTGGTTATACCGTAGTGGAATTTGATGACTGCGGCAAGTGTACGGGGTGCATGCTGTGCGCCATAGTATGTCCGGACGCCGCCATTGAAGTGTTTCTGGAGGATGAAAAATGA